In Oncorhynchus nerka isolate Pitt River unplaced genomic scaffold, Oner_Uvic_2.0 unplaced_scaffold_6135, whole genome shotgun sequence, the DNA window aacactggttcagtcatctggtatgtagtatcctgtccactgtgtggtactgtaacactggttcagtcatctggtatgtagtatcctgtccactgtgtggtactgtaacactggttcagtcatctggtatgtagtatcctgtccactgtgtggtactgtaacactggttcagtcatctggtatgtagtatcctgtccactgtgtggtactgtaacactggttcagtcatctggtatgtagtatcctgtccactgtgtggtactgtaacactggttcagtcatctggtatgtagtatcctgtccactgtgtggtactgtaacactggttcagtcatctggtatgtagtatcctgtccactgtgtggtactgtaacactggttcagtcatctggtatgtagtatcctgtccactgtgtggtactgtaacactggttcagtcatctggtatgtagtatcctgtccactgtgtggtactgtaacactggttcagtcatctggtatgtagtatcctgtccactgtgtggtactgtaacactggttcagtcatctggtatgtagtatcctgtccactgtgtggtactgtaacactggttcagtcatctggtatgtagtatcctgtccactgtgtggtactgtaacactggttcagtcatctggtatgtagtatcctgtccactgtgtggtactgtaacactggttcagtcatctggtatgtagtatcctgtccactgtgtggtactgtaacactggttcagtcatctggtatgtagtatcctgtccactgtgtggtactgtaacactggttcagtcatctggtatgtagtatcctgtccactgtgtggtactgtaacactggttcagtcatctggtgtgtagtatcctgtccactgtgtggtactgtaacactggttcagtcatctggtatgtagtatcctgtccactgtgtggtactgtaacactgatGATAATGTTGCCTCATGTTGTCAGCCAGAGTCACATTTGTTTATTATTCAAGCTGTAACGCACAATAATAATTTAGATTCTGTAGGTTTTAAAGGACCATAGAGTTCAGTCTGCTTCGTTTGGTCTTTTTTGCCAAGGAACATCTGTGATGGTGgtattgtggtggtggtggtgtggtggtggtattgtggtggtggtattgtggtggtggtggtggtggtgtgatggtggtattgtggtggtgtgatggtggtattgtggtggtggtggtggtggtgtgatggtggtattgtggtggtggtggtggtgtggtggtggtattgtgatggtggtggtgttgtggtggtattgtgatggtggtgtggtggtggtattgTGGTGGTGGTATTGTGATGACActcatttataaagcccttttacaaCAACTTTTGTCCCAAAGTGCTTAACAGTTAATATTGGTCTGTTCTATTTCTTGTCCTCATCTCACCCCTGTCCTCATCTCACCCCTGTCCTCATCTCACCCCTGTCCTCATCTCACCCCTCTCTTCATCTCACCCCTGTCCTCATCTCCTGTCTTCctcacctcacccctctcctcatctcctgtcttcctcacctcacccctctcctcatctTACTCCTGTCtccctcacctcacccctctcctatcctcctcaGTTCTCAGCCCTGACCATCCCTGAGCCCAAGGACACAGCCACAGCCGCCATCAACACACAGGAGGCCGAGGCAGTGAGTAGTAGCTCGGGGTTAAAAGTTACTGTGCAGAATTACTTTTCACTGCTCTGCTGTAGTGATTCAGAATGACTCTTCACTGCTCTGCTGTAGTGATTCAGAATGACTCTTCACTGCTCTGCTGTAGTGATTCAGAATGACTCTTCACTGCTCTGCTGTAGTGATTCAGAATGACTCTTCACTGCTCTGCTGTAGTGATTCAGAATGACTCTTCACTGCTCTGCTGTAGTGATTCAGAATGACTCTTCACTGCTCTGCTGTAGTGATTCAGAATGACTCTTCACTGCTCTGCTGTAGTGATTCAGAATGACTCGTCACTGCTCCGCTGTAGTGATTCAGAATGACTCGTCACTGCTCCGCTGTAGTGATTCAGAATGACTCGTCACTGCTCCGCTGTAGTGATTCAGAATGACTCTTCACTGCTCCGCTGTAGTGATTCAGAATGACTCGTCACTGCTCCGCTGTAGTGATTCAGAATGACTCTTCACTGCTCTGCTGTAGTGATTCAGAATGACTCTTCACTGTGCTCCACCTCATTC includes these proteins:
- the LOC135566290 gene encoding ATP synthase subunit d, mitochondrial-like, producing WSVLFLVLISPLSSSHPCPHLTPVLISPLSSSHPCPHLLSSSPHPSPHLLSSSPHPSPHLTPVSLTSPLSYPPQFSALTIPEPKDTATAAINTQEAEANKAAVAYVEASKARIGQYEKELEKFQNMIPFDQMTIDDLNDTFPETKLDKEKHPYWPHKPIAEL